From the Microtus ochrogaster isolate Prairie Vole_2 chromosome 8, MicOch1.0, whole genome shotgun sequence genome, the window CCCCTCCAGTCTGCAGTCGATGCTGtttggtgggggagggacagTGGTGGATGGGTCTGGAGGGTGGAGCACCTGGAGAAGGCATTTGGTTCCTccctagatcaggctggccagcAATATCCTCTGCCCCACCCTGGTCCAGAAGAAAATAGTAGGcctgactgttttgcctgcttcCAGATCCGGTGGTGCTGGAACTCCTTCTGACCACTGCATCAGCCGCCAGAGGAGGAGTGGCACGATCCCACCTGCCAGGTGAAGGGCAGACCACTGACTTTTGACCTGTACCAGTTGTTCTTTCTGACTTACACAGGTGAGTGCTGACTGCTTGGGCAGAGCCTGCAGGTGGCAGGGGAAAAGTCCTGCATAGTGGCATAATGCCTGTCTAGAAACCTGGCCTGGGTTGTTCAGCTGAGGTCTGTCTGTACTGCATATGGTCCTCAGGGCAGACACTGTTATGTCTAGGGCAGGATGTGCCTAGGGGACCTTTTGGGGAATGGCACATCCACTTCTATGGAACTGAGGGCCCCCTCCTACTGTCTGGAGGGGAGCTGACTGTGCAGGCTCCACCTACCGGCACCTCTATTGTCCCTGCCCTGGCTGAGAGTAGAGAGGTTGCTCCTTGAGCCCTCAGTCTCGGTCTgcactctgcttctctgcctcatCTGGGGTATTAGTGCTAAGCAACCAGCCTGATGTGGGGCTCCGGGAATGCTGTGGGGGTGGCAGTCTACAGGAATGCATCCCGTCCTGTCGTGTCGTTCCGTgcccccctgccctcccccccccccgttgccAGCAGGAAGGAGTCACCAGATCTTTGAGGGTCTTCCATGACAATTCAGTATGGATGTCTGGCTGTGAGGAGGAGTGTTAGACCTGACCAGTTGTCCAGGAAAGTGACTCATACGTTTCCTAGGAAGGCTCCTCTCAAGGCAGATTGTTGGCTGAGCTCCCAACTCTGGAAGTATCTGGGGGATGGCTGCATCCCCTCCTGTCCCATTGGTTTGGAGCTTTCTCTTCCTAATTGGAGGCCTGGTGCTTCTAGccgtctgacctccacatttcTGCAGGCCCAGCATGGGTGAATTCAACGAGAAGAAGGCGACATGCGGCACGGTCTGCCTCAAGTATCTGCTGTTCACCTACAACTGCTGCTTCTGGGTGAGATGCACTGTATTCTCCCTGCatccctgttcttcctcctcctggagtCCTGGCCTAGGGCCTTGGTCCCAGCTGCCAGACCCAGGCCAAATGTGGTGACCCGTACACATTTCCTACAGCTGGCCGGCCTGGCTGTCATGGCAGTGGGCGTTTGGACACTGGCCCTCAAGAGCGACTACATTAGTCTGCTGGCTTCAAACACCTATCTAGCCACAGCCTACATCTTAGTGGTGGCCGGTGTTGTTGTCATGGTTACTGGAGTCCTGGGCTGCTGTGCCACTTTCAAGGAGCGACGGAACCTGTTACGCTTGGTCAgcagggcctggtggcacatgctgggAGTGGTGGGACTGGGGATGTCTGGCATGGGTTTCGCAGGGGCCCATGGTACTGGTTCTAGGACTTGATTCTGGTTAAGTATGTTACTGCAGGCTGTCCCCGTTGAACTCACTGGGGCATCCCCTAGCTGGACCAGCTGAGGGCATACACCAGGTCCAGAGAAGTATCAGAATCCAGGTGGCCCCAGCCTGTAGCTAATTGGATTCCTCCTGCTTGGTCTCTTGGGTTGGGACTTGCTTTGTGGTGCTCTGGCACTATGGAACCCCAATTTACTGGGTCCCTGCTTCCTAGTACTTCATCTTGCTCCTCATCATCTTCCTGCTGGAGATCATTGCTGGCATCCTGGCCTATGTCTATTACCAGCAGGTAAGGGCCTGCACTGGCCATAGGGTATATGGAAAACAGGTGTGCACACGGGCAGGCGGGTCCCAAGGCTGACTTAGCACTTATGGGGAGGCAGGTAGGCATAGGGTGTAGAGGGTCActcattccaggctggccttgcgcTTGCCCGCCTGGTGACTCCTCTAGTTCTGTCAGTCCcgctgggggcgggggggaggagGTCCTGACTTCACCTTTGATCCTACCCACAGCTGAACACAGAGCTCAAGGAGAATCTGAAGGACACCATGATCAAGAAATACCAACAGCCAGGCCACGAGGGTGTGACCAGTGCTGTAGACAAGCTGCAGCAGGAGGTGGGTCTCCAGTTTCCCAGCATGGTGCCATGTTGTGGCAGGATGCAGGGCTCAGCAACATGTCCCTTGCAGTTCCACTGTTGTGGCAGCAACAATTCTGAAGACTGGCAAAACAGTGAGTGGAGCCACTCTGGGAAGGCGGAAGGCCGTGCGGTTCCTGATAGCTGCTGTAAGACTATGGTACCCAAATGTGGTAAGCGGGACCACGCCTCCAACATCTATAAAGTAGAGGTAGGTGGGCGCTCAGCAAGGGGCTAGACTGACGTGGGTGGCTGGTCTGGCTACATCTTAGGGTAGCCTGGCCCAAAGGGCTGTATGTGGGGCCAGCAAGGTCCACTACCGCTCTCTTCCCCGCTAGGGTGGCTGTATCAGTAAGCTGGAGACCTTTATCCAGGAGCACCTGCGTGTCATCGGGGCTGTGGGCATCGGCATTGCCTGTGTGCAGGTGAGGAAACACAGGGGTGAAGAGGTGGGAACGCTGGGGTGGCTGGTGGTCCGCAGCTCTGTTCACACCAGCCTGGCCCTCTGCAGGTCTTCGGCATGCTCTTCACCTGCTGCTTGTACAGAAGCCTCAAGCTGGAGCACTACTGACCATGGTGCCAGGCAGGCTGCCAGCCTCGCACTATGAAGCTGGAGCACTACTGACCACGGTGCCAGGCAGGCTGCCAGCCTTGCACTATGTCCTACCCCACTACAAAGTACTACTGAGTTAGACCACTGACCGCCAGAGAGGTAGCTGTCCTCATGCAATCACTGTGGCCCCTGGTGACCCCACCTCAGGGGTGGCTTCAAGTGCCTTTCACTGCATACCAAAGTCCCAAGGCTTGAGGCTGTGTACTTGCCCCAGTGTAAGAGGGGCAGGTATGCCAGTGTTGGGCTAGGCCTCGCTGGTAGAATAGGTTTTAGATTATTTGACAAAAGTGCCTCTTGCCCACAGGCTACTTTCCTGCAGGTAGCTGTGATTTATAGTAAGTTTGGGGAGAACTTGGGTATACCACCTGCATGGTGGGTAGAAGCGGATGGGAAGGGGCCTTTCTGGGTGAGCTAAGTACCTTTCATGTCTGCCGTTGGGAACCCTCAGATCTGCTTACCCTAAACCAATGGGGCAAGTTGAAGGGAACTCCATCCAACCCCACTGTATTTGCCCTGTCCTCTCCACCCAGGCCTCTCTTGCTCCTAACAGCTTGGCCCTGGCTTTTCCCCACTTCTGAGAACATCATGCAAATGCCCCATGTTCCTGTACACTGTCTCCTTTTGGAACATCTCTGCACGGGGCATGGCTGTTTTTCATCCACTGCTGTAtcccacatgcccacacatgctcCTGCTATGTAACAGGTGCTCAATAAAATGTATAACAGTCGAGTCAGCTTGCTGACAGGACGAGACAAGGATGGGGCAGCCCAGTGGCAGGGGTGGTTAGGCTAACCTCTGCTAGCTGGAGACACCAGCTCACTGTGGCCTGGACTGAGCCAGGTAAAGGACTGCCCATACACAACAGCATGggaatgtacttttttttttttttttttggttttttcaagacagggtttctctgtggttttggagcctgtcctggaactagctcttgtagaccaggctggcctcgaactcccagagatccacctgcctctgcctcccgagtgctgggattaaaggcgtgcaccaccaccgcccggcctggaatGTACTCTTAAGAGCTGAATCCTGTGCTGTTCTGTGCCAGCCAGAGAAGCTGGAGACCAGCCCAAGGCAaaacttttttcctctttaaaaattagtgtgtatgtgcgtgtatgccCTACCCACCTAATTCCGGCGCTCAAGAGAGTtgctgtgagtttcagaccagtcaaggctacatagtgagaccctacctcaaacaaaacccaaaacaacaaaatttcagAGGGATCAATGTGCTAAAAAGAACCCTGGGACATTTAATGCAACTACCTAGGTGCCAGAGCCTTGGACAGCCTTTGGGAGGTTTCTTAGGGCTGGGTACTTTTCCACTCCTGTGGGGATTGGGTTAAAGGGCAAGACACGCCTAGCTGCTGGGTCTGGGAAGATTTTGGGAACAAGATCCTCAGAGTAGCAGATGGGCTCACAGCTAATGTTTTTTTTAGATCCAAGAAACTTGGTTCTTTGGATTCTAGAAGACAGGACATAAGTCTGTGGCCTTGGGAGTACTTAGAAGTTGGAAATGGCTCAGATTAACAGTACTGGCTACGCTTCTAGAATATCCAGGTTTGGTAGTACGattagtggcacatgcctttaatcccaacactgaggaggcagaggcagcctgatttacatactgagttccaggacagtcagggctacacacagaaacactgtctcaaataccaaaaacaaaaaagaattcagaaCAGCTCACACGTCTGTAACTTGAGGCCTCTGTGGGTACACAAGTGGtacaaagacaaacagacaaaacaccaaataaaaagaATCCCCATAGCACGGTGGTAGAACATATGGGCAGGCCTCTAAGCACTCATTATCCCAGGCATGGGCCCTGCCTTGTGGATGGTGTGTCCATATCTCCCTGCCCACCCTGAACactggaaggaaaaggagaggccCTAGAGGCTACCTAGAGGATCAAAAGGTCAAGGCCTAGTCTTTGTTTTGACATCCTGGTAGTGGTCTGGgaccagagaaacaaacaagggaTTCCCCACAAGACTGGACTCCCAAgtcaggagaggggaaggagaccAGTCCAGGTAACCTCAAAGACAGCACAGACATGATGTTGACAGTCTTACAAGTTAGACAGACCTGCTGGTGGGTCTGCAAAGATCTTTATTGACCCCTTCCTTCGAGGGCGAGGG encodes:
- the Cd151 gene encoding CD151 antigen: MGEFNEKKATCGTVCLKYLLFTYNCCFWLAGLAVMAVGVWTLALKSDYISLLASNTYLATAYILVVAGVVVMVTGVLGCCATFKERRNLLRLYFILLLIIFLLEIIAGILAYVYYQQLNTELKENLKDTMIKKYQQPGHEGVTSAVDKLQQEFHCCGSNNSEDWQNSEWSHSGKAEGRAVPDSCCKTMVPKCGKRDHASNIYKVEGGCISKLETFIQEHLRVIGAVGIGIACVQVFGMLFTCCLYRSLKLEHY